In the genome of Populus trichocarpa isolate Nisqually-1 chromosome 6, P.trichocarpa_v4.1, whole genome shotgun sequence, one region contains:
- the LOC7487240 gene encoding vacuolar protein sorting-associated protein 26B gives MNYLIGAFKPSCNISTTFSDAKNRKQVPMKKENGQTVMVPLFQSQENIAGQISIEPLQGKKVDHNGVKVELLGQIEMYFDRGNFYDFTSLVRELDVPGEIYERKTYPFEFSTVEMPYETYNGVNVRLRYVLKVTVTRGYAGSIIEYQDLVVRNYSPPPTINNCIKMEVGIEDCLHIEFEYNKSKYHLKDVIIGKIYFLLVRIKIKNMDLEIRRRESTGSGANTHVETETLAKFELMDGAPVRGESIPIRLFLSPYELTPTHRNINNKFSVKYYLNLVLVDEEDRRYFKQQEITIYRLQESS, from the exons ATg AATTACCTAATTGGAGCTTTCAAGCCTTCATGTAATATCTCCACCACTTTTTCCGATGCAAAAAATCGCAAgcag GTTCCGATGAAAAAGGAGAATGGTCAAACAGTTATGGTTCCCCTCTTCCAGAGTCAAGAAAACATTGCTGGACAG aTTTCTATAGAGCCTCTCCAAGGGAAGAAAGTTGACCACAATGGTGTTAAAGTTGAACTTCTTGGCCAAATTG AGATGTATTTTGATAGAGGCAATTTTTATGACTTCACGTCACTTG TACGTGAATTAGATGTTCCTGGAGAAATATATGAAAGAAAGACGTATCCATTTGAGTTTTCCACAGTTGAAATGCCATATGAAACGTATAATGGGGTGAATGTGAGGCTCAG GTATGTTTTGAAAGTGACTGTCACTCGTGGTTATGCAGGAAGCATAATTGAATACCAGGACCTtgtg GTTCGCAACTATTCCCCCCCTCCAACAATCAACAACTGCATCAAG ATGGAAGTTGGCATTGAAGATTGCCTGCACATTGAATTTGAATACAACAAAAGCAA GTATCATCTAAAAGATGTGATTATTGGaaagatatattttcttttagtaagaatcaagataaaaaatatggatCTTGAGATCAGGCGTCGAGAATCAACGGGATCAGGGGCCAATACACATGTTGAGACAGAGACACTAGCTAAATTTGAGTTGATGGATGGTGCTCCTGTCAGAG GTGAATCGATTCCCATCAGATTGTTTCTTAGCCCTTATGAACTGACACCAACCCATCGCAACATTAACAACAAGTTCAGTGTGAAGTATTATTTGAatcttgttcttgttgatgaagAGGATCGTCGCTACTTTAAGCAACAGGAAATTACGATATACAGGCTGCAGGAAAGTTCTTAA
- the LOC7487241 gene encoding probable protein phosphatase 2C 44 isoform X1: protein MSRESVAAAGASQSHTSTSVFNKLKCGACLSSSSSSDCSGKGKSKSSTKKLSHGFHLVEGKSGHDMEDYHVAEYRKKKNHELGLFAIFDGHLGDRVPSYLKDNLFNNILDEPNFWKDPTTAIKNAYRSTDNFILENAMELGPGGSTAVTAILIDGKDLWIANVGDSRAVVCEGGCANQLTVDHEPHTERKKIEKKGGFVTALPGDVPRVNGQLAVARAFGDHSLKAHLSSEPDVRHVPIESNMEFFILASDGLWKVMKNQEAVDLVKPIKDPKAAAKRLTSEALARKSKDDISCIVIRFG from the exons ATGAGTAGAGAATCAGTTGCCGCAGCAGGTGCTTCTCAGTCTCACACCTCCACCTCCGTCTTTAACAAGTTAAAG TGTGGTGCCTGTCTcagttcttcatcttcttcagaCTGTTCTGGTAAAGGCAAAAGTAAATCTTCCACTAAGAAATTGTCCCATGGCTTCCACTTGGTCGAGGGCAAGTCTGGTCATGACATGGAGGACTACCACGTCGCTGAATACAGGAAAAAGAAGAATCACGAGCTTGGTTTATTTGCCATCTTCGATGGTCATCTTGGCGATCGTGTCCCTAGTTATTTGAAAGATAACCTTTTCAACAACATACTTGACGAG CCCAATTTCTGGAAAGATCCCACCACTGCCATTAAGAATGCTTATCGCTCcactgataattttattttggagaaCGCAATGGAATTAGGACCTGGTGGCTCCACCGCTGTCACTGCAATTTTAATCGACGGCAAAGACCTATGGATTGCAAATGTTGGTGACTCTAGAGCTGTTGTTTGTGAAGGAGGCTGTGCTAATCAACTTACAGTGGACCATGAACCACAcactgaaagaaaaaagattgagaAAAAGGGTGGCTTTGTCACAGCCCTTCCTG GTGATGTACCTAGAGTCAATGGCCAACTTGCAGTTGCACGAGCTTTTGGGGATCATAGCCTTAAAGCGCATTTAAGTTCAGAGCCTGATGTAAGACATGTACCTATAGAATCAAATATGGAGTTTTTTATCTTAGCAAGCGACGGATTGTGGAAG GTCATGAAGAATCAGGAGGCAGTCGATTTAGTGAAACCAATTAAAGATCCAAAAGCAGCAGCTAAGCGCTTGACATCTGAGGCACTGGCCAGAAAGAGTAAAGATGATATATCATGTATTGTGATCCGCTTTGGATGA
- the LOC7487241 gene encoding probable protein phosphatase 2C 44 isoform X2, with amino-acid sequence MEDYHVAEYRKKKNHELGLFAIFDGHLGDRVPSYLKDNLFNNILDEPNFWKDPTTAIKNAYRSTDNFILENAMELGPGGSTAVTAILIDGKDLWIANVGDSRAVVCEGGCANQLTVDHEPHTERKKIEKKGGFVTALPGDVPRVNGQLAVARAFGDHSLKAHLSSEPDVRHVPIESNMEFFILASDGLWKVMKNQEAVDLVKPIKDPKAAAKRLTSEALARKSKDDISCIVIRFG; translated from the exons ATGGAGGACTACCACGTCGCTGAATACAGGAAAAAGAAGAATCACGAGCTTGGTTTATTTGCCATCTTCGATGGTCATCTTGGCGATCGTGTCCCTAGTTATTTGAAAGATAACCTTTTCAACAACATACTTGACGAG CCCAATTTCTGGAAAGATCCCACCACTGCCATTAAGAATGCTTATCGCTCcactgataattttattttggagaaCGCAATGGAATTAGGACCTGGTGGCTCCACCGCTGTCACTGCAATTTTAATCGACGGCAAAGACCTATGGATTGCAAATGTTGGTGACTCTAGAGCTGTTGTTTGTGAAGGAGGCTGTGCTAATCAACTTACAGTGGACCATGAACCACAcactgaaagaaaaaagattgagaAAAAGGGTGGCTTTGTCACAGCCCTTCCTG GTGATGTACCTAGAGTCAATGGCCAACTTGCAGTTGCACGAGCTTTTGGGGATCATAGCCTTAAAGCGCATTTAAGTTCAGAGCCTGATGTAAGACATGTACCTATAGAATCAAATATGGAGTTTTTTATCTTAGCAAGCGACGGATTGTGGAAG GTCATGAAGAATCAGGAGGCAGTCGATTTAGTGAAACCAATTAAAGATCCAAAAGCAGCAGCTAAGCGCTTGACATCTGAGGCACTGGCCAGAAAGAGTAAAGATGATATATCATGTATTGTGATCCGCTTTGGATGA